A single genomic interval of Sinorhizobium garamanticum harbors:
- a CDS encoding rod-binding protein: protein MAISPPSDLVMDVVRAADPAEIQEAQARLKANRAAFQATSLAENGNGFAAAVSVLDPSEGSTGLGDINNRVEQKKIPETYRKFEAMVLQNFVKSMLPSESENVFGKGTSGDVWKSMMAEQIGDVLAAGGGIGIADRMVGGDATDRVNASVDGNSHNLATSMVQEYERKALADFLTNDEKKKQA from the coding sequence ATGGCTATTTCCCCGCCCAGCGACCTTGTGATGGACGTCGTCCGCGCGGCCGATCCGGCGGAAATCCAGGAGGCTCAGGCAAGGCTCAAGGCCAACCGCGCCGCTTTTCAGGCAACGAGCCTTGCGGAAAACGGCAATGGTTTTGCCGCGGCGGTTTCCGTTCTCGATCCCTCCGAGGGTTCGACCGGACTGGGCGACATCAACAACCGGGTCGAGCAGAAGAAGATTCCCGAAACTTATCGGAAATTCGAGGCGATGGTGCTGCAGAATTTCGTGAAATCGATGCTGCCGAGCGAAAGCGAAAATGTCTTTGGCAAGGGCACATCCGGCGACGTCTGGAAGAGCATGATGGCCGAGCAGATCGGCGACGTTCTTGCCGCAGGCGGCGGTATCGGGATTGCCGACCGGATGGTCGGAGGCGATGCGACCGATCGGGTCAATGCATCCGTCGACGGCAACAGCCATAACCTCGCGACGAGCATGGTCCAGGAATATGAGCGCAAGGCTCTCGCCGACTTTTTGACCAACGATGAAAAGAAGAAGCAAGCCTAG
- the flbT gene encoding flagellar biosynthesis repressor FlbT yields MKSTLRISLKSGERIFVNGAVLRVDRKVAVEFLNDVTFLLENHVLQPEDATTPLKQLYFIAQMILINPEGAEQSTAMFRKSIVMLLTCFKNEEVLAELKRIDGLVTQGRAFEALKAIRALYPIEDRILNAQEITPATVEQIRKEIAPWR; encoded by the coding sequence ATGAAGAGCACACTGCGTATCTCGCTGAAATCGGGCGAAAGGATTTTTGTAAACGGCGCGGTGCTTCGCGTTGACCGCAAGGTCGCGGTCGAGTTCCTGAACGACGTCACCTTCCTCCTGGAAAACCACGTGCTGCAGCCGGAAGACGCGACGACCCCGCTGAAGCAGCTCTACTTCATTGCCCAGATGATCCTGATCAACCCGGAAGGCGCCGAACAGTCGACGGCGATGTTCCGCAAATCGATCGTCATGCTTTTGACCTGCTTCAAGAATGAAGAGGTTCTGGCCGAGCTGAAGCGCATCGACGGTCTCGTCACGCAAGGGCGCGCCTTCGAAGCGCTTAAGGCGATCCGGGCGCTCTATCCGATCGAAGATCGTATTCTCAACGCGCAGGAAATCACGCCGGCAACGGTCGAGCAGATTCGCAAGGAGATCGCACCATGGCGGTAA
- the flgD gene encoding flagellar hook assembly protein FlgD: MAVSGVNNTSSSYTPTVSGAESGADASAAALNYESFLKLLVAQMKNQDPTEPMDATQQIAQLATFSQVEQTIKTNKNLESLLQRTSLSEADAVIGKTVTSADGKTTGVVKEVKLYSDGIIALLDTGKELVIGPGVKVK; the protein is encoded by the coding sequence ATGGCGGTAAGCGGCGTCAACAATACGTCGAGCAGCTATACACCAACCGTGTCGGGGGCGGAGTCGGGCGCGGACGCCAGCGCCGCGGCGTTGAACTACGAGAGCTTCCTTAAGCTGCTCGTGGCGCAGATGAAGAACCAGGACCCGACCGAGCCGATGGACGCCACGCAGCAAATAGCGCAGCTCGCGACGTTCTCGCAGGTGGAGCAGACGATCAAGACCAACAAGAATCTTGAAAGCCTGCTTCAGCGCACTTCGCTCAGCGAAGCGGACGCGGTGATCGGCAAGACTGTTACCAGTGCCGACGGCAAGACGACTGGCGTCGTCAAGGAGGTGAAACTATACTCCGATGGAATCATCGCCCTTCTGGATACGGGCAAGGAGCTCGTCATCGGTCCCGGCGTCAAAGTGAAGTGA
- a CDS encoding flagellar hook-associated family protein gives MKTSFVSNLAIQNAMRLTIQQQQTEMLNLQKELTTGRHADVGLTLGATTSRSLNLQRELTRMNALTSTNSIVNQRLSASQEALETMASAAQKVRDTLVTFKGNDSADKLAIQKTEIDSALSLFTSAANTSFNGEFLFSGINSDVKPLADYNSAATSAAKAAFNTALSTYMAAQVPPLTAMNQFSVTQMQDFITTVVEPMYTGAQWDANWSDASDQNMTSRISTSEVIESSTNVNTTGVRMFALASVIASELMDKGVTSEVRSAIGEAALEYVEQGITGIDAERSKLGVAEARVKKANDSLAAQIKLVTTHIGDIEGIDEEAASTRINLLKTQLETSYTLTSRIQQLSLLNFL, from the coding sequence ATGAAGACGTCCTTCGTTTCGAATCTGGCGATACAAAACGCCATGCGGCTGACGATTCAGCAGCAGCAGACGGAGATGCTCAATCTTCAAAAGGAACTGACGACGGGCCGCCATGCCGATGTCGGCCTCACGCTCGGAGCAACGACCTCGCGCTCGCTCAACCTGCAACGCGAGCTCACGCGCATGAACGCGCTGACGAGCACCAACTCGATCGTTAATCAGCGCCTTTCTGCCTCCCAGGAGGCGCTCGAGACGATGGCGAGCGCCGCACAAAAGGTCCGCGACACCCTGGTGACGTTCAAGGGCAACGATTCCGCCGATAAGCTGGCGATTCAGAAGACCGAAATCGACAGCGCTCTTTCGCTCTTCACGTCGGCGGCGAATACCTCGTTCAACGGCGAGTTCCTGTTTTCCGGCATCAATTCCGACGTGAAGCCGCTCGCGGATTATAATTCGGCGGCGACCTCGGCTGCCAAGGCTGCGTTCAACACGGCGCTGTCGACATACATGGCCGCCCAGGTTCCGCCGCTGACGGCGATGAACCAGTTCTCTGTCACGCAGATGCAGGATTTCATCACCACGGTCGTGGAGCCGATGTATACCGGCGCTCAATGGGATGCCAATTGGTCCGACGCGTCGGACCAGAACATGACCAGCCGCATCAGCACGTCCGAGGTCATTGAAAGCTCGACGAACGTCAATACGACCGGGGTGCGAATGTTCGCGCTCGCGAGTGTTATCGCCTCGGAACTGATGGACAAGGGCGTCACTTCGGAAGTGCGCAGCGCAATCGGCGAAGCAGCCCTTGAGTACGTGGAACAGGGGATCACCGGCATCGACGCGGAGCGCAGCAAACTCGGTGTCGCCGAGGCCCGCGTGAAGAAGGCAAACGACTCCCTGGCGGCTCAGATCAAGCTCGTCACCACGCATATCGGCGACATCGAAGGCATCGACGAGGAGGCGGCGTCGACGCGCATAAACCTTCTGAAAACGCAACTTGAGACATCTTATACGCTCACATCGCGGATTCAGCAGTTGAGCTTGCTCAATTTCCTCTGA
- the fliR gene encoding flagellar biosynthetic protein FliR, which produces MITDPEGTVLALFAAFCRIGACVMIMPGFSAARVPVQIRLFIAVAISMAILPIMWDDIYPQVTGKGHTYIYLIATETVVGAVIGLVARYYVLGLQFAGTAATMLMGFSPPPTADVLEDTAENQLTSLITFAGLMILFMLDFHHVIIEAVAQSYRVMPIGSGFDPQGVLITLANSLGQTFMIMLRLASPFLIYGLLFNVAIGMVNKLAPQIPVYFISQPYLIMGGMFLLYLGIAAMLRLFADGFAPVMQGG; this is translated from the coding sequence ATGATCACCGACCCCGAGGGCACGGTATTGGCGCTGTTTGCAGCCTTTTGCCGGATCGGCGCCTGCGTCATGATCATGCCTGGATTTTCAGCCGCGCGGGTTCCGGTCCAGATACGGCTGTTCATCGCCGTTGCGATCTCGATGGCCATTTTGCCGATCATGTGGGACGACATTTATCCGCAGGTTACCGGAAAGGGCCACACCTACATCTACCTTATCGCGACCGAGACGGTAGTCGGCGCCGTCATCGGTCTTGTCGCGCGTTATTATGTGCTTGGCCTGCAGTTCGCCGGCACGGCCGCGACCATGCTGATGGGGTTCAGCCCGCCGCCAACGGCGGACGTGCTTGAAGATACGGCCGAAAACCAGCTCACCAGCTTGATCACCTTCGCCGGCCTGATGATCCTGTTCATGCTGGACTTCCACCACGTGATAATCGAGGCGGTCGCGCAATCCTATCGGGTGATGCCGATCGGCAGCGGCTTTGATCCGCAAGGCGTGCTGATCACGCTCGCCAATTCGTTGGGACAGACCTTCATGATCATGCTGCGTCTGGCGAGCCCGTTCCTGATCTATGGCCTGCTTTTCAACGTCGCGATCGGCATGGTGAACAAGCTTGCTCCGCAGATTCCCGTCTATTTCATCTCCCAGCCCTACCTGATCATGGGCGGCATGTTCCTGCTCTATCTCGGGATCGCCGCAATGCTGCGGCTCTTCGCCGATGGCTTCGCGCCGGTAATGCAGGGAGGCTAG
- the flaF gene encoding flagellar biosynthesis regulator FlaF, with translation MYQFSYAEIMEDGVADSKDRERQVLDRSIALLEAAKQQKGYSREAIEAIYFTRRVWIRFIEDLRTPDNQLNEELRANLISIAIWILNETEKIRKRESSNFQGIIDITTIIRDGLK, from the coding sequence ATGTATCAATTTTCGTATGCCGAGATCATGGAGGACGGCGTCGCCGATTCCAAGGATCGCGAACGGCAGGTACTCGATCGCTCGATCGCGCTTTTGGAAGCGGCGAAACAGCAGAAAGGGTATTCGAGGGAGGCTATCGAGGCGATCTATTTTACCCGGCGCGTCTGGATCCGCTTCATCGAGGATTTGCGCACGCCGGATAACCAGCTCAACGAAGAGCTGCGCGCCAATCTGATTTCGATCGCCATCTGGATCTTGAACGAGACGGAGAAGATCCGCAAACGCGAGTCTTCCAACTTCCAGGGCATCATAGACATTACCACCATCATCAGGGATGGACTGAAATGA
- the fliQ gene encoding flagellar biosynthesis protein FliQ, translating into MNEADALDIVQAAIWTVIVASGPAVLAAMVVGVVIAFIQALTQVQEMTLTFVPKILAVMITVAVSAPFVGAQISIFTDIIFSRIQSGF; encoded by the coding sequence ATGAACGAGGCGGACGCCCTTGATATTGTGCAGGCTGCGATCTGGACGGTGATCGTGGCCTCTGGTCCCGCCGTCCTCGCCGCCATGGTGGTCGGCGTCGTCATTGCGTTCATCCAGGCCTTGACCCAGGTCCAGGAAATGACGCTGACCTTCGTGCCGAAGATCCTGGCCGTCATGATCACCGTCGCCGTTTCCGCACCTTTCGTCGGTGCGCAGATCTCCATCTTCACCGACATCATCTTCTCCCGGATCCAGTCCGGATTCTAG
- the flhA gene encoding flagellar biosynthesis protein FlhA: MAQPATLTIPKLAPKSRDIGFALGIVTILSILFLPIPPFLIDLGLAFSIAFSVLILMVALWIQRPLDFSSFPTILLISTMTRLSLNIATTRVILSHGHEGHGAAGGVISGFASLVMSGDFVIGLIVFLILITVNFIVITKGATRIAEVGARFTLDAIPGKQMSIDADLSAGLIDEKEAQRRRRELEEESSFYGAMDGASKFVRGDAIAGLIITAINIFGGIIIGYLRHDMPIGEAADVFVKLSVGDGLVSQIPALIVSLAAGLLVSRGGTAGSTDQAVMGQLSGYPRALTVAAGLVILLSVMPGLPFLPFAALGGGMAFLGWVIPRQLAAADAEKRAQEATKAQQAKESDKDSVKSVLKTAEIELLLGKQVSTRLLGAHQELAFRVGKMRRKFAGQYGLVVPEIKVSDDISIPDKAYHIRIHGTTIASNTVRVGEVLVVTGGGRRPSVPGDEIREPAFGMPAVSILETFTEDLKREGFHPIDNVSVVLTHLSEVIRNNLPHLLSYKDVKVLIERLDPEYRKLADEICTSHMSYSGLQAVLKLLLAERVSIRNLHLILEAVAELAPHVRKTEQIVEHVRVRMSQQLCGDLADNGILRVLRLGNKWDMVFHQALKRDAKGEIVEFDIDPRHLEEFSEQATKVIREHLDRGMPFVLVSSPESRSYVRMIIERLFATLPVLSHVELAKGLEIKIIGSIS, from the coding sequence ATGGCACAACCGGCGACGCTGACCATCCCGAAACTCGCGCCCAAAAGCAGGGACATCGGCTTTGCGCTCGGGATCGTGACGATCCTGTCGATTCTCTTCCTGCCGATTCCGCCGTTCCTGATCGATTTGGGCCTGGCGTTCTCGATCGCCTTCTCGGTGCTGATCCTGATGGTCGCGCTTTGGATCCAGCGGCCGCTGGACTTCTCGTCCTTTCCGACCATTCTGCTGATTTCGACGATGACGCGCCTGTCGCTGAATATCGCGACCACACGCGTCATCCTTTCGCACGGGCATGAAGGCCACGGCGCCGCGGGCGGCGTCATTTCCGGTTTCGCCAGCCTCGTCATGTCCGGCGATTTCGTCATCGGTCTAATCGTCTTCCTTATCCTGATCACGGTGAACTTCATCGTCATCACCAAGGGTGCGACCCGTATCGCCGAAGTCGGCGCCCGCTTCACCCTCGACGCAATCCCCGGCAAGCAGATGTCGATCGATGCCGATCTTTCTGCCGGCCTGATCGACGAGAAGGAGGCGCAGCGCCGCCGCCGCGAGCTCGAAGAGGAAAGCTCCTTCTACGGCGCCATGGACGGCGCGTCGAAATTCGTTCGCGGCGACGCGATCGCCGGTCTGATCATTACCGCGATCAATATCTTCGGCGGCATCATCATCGGCTATCTCCGCCACGACATGCCGATCGGCGAGGCGGCAGACGTCTTCGTCAAGCTTTCCGTCGGCGACGGCCTGGTTTCGCAGATCCCGGCGCTGATCGTCTCGCTCGCCGCCGGCCTGCTCGTCTCGCGCGGGGGGACCGCCGGCTCGACGGACCAGGCGGTTATGGGCCAGCTCAGCGGCTACCCGCGGGCGCTCACGGTCGCCGCCGGTCTCGTCATCCTGCTTTCGGTGATGCCGGGTCTGCCGTTCCTTCCCTTCGCGGCTCTCGGCGGCGGCATGGCCTTCCTCGGCTGGGTTATCCCGAGGCAGCTCGCTGCTGCCGATGCGGAGAAGCGGGCACAGGAAGCGACGAAGGCGCAACAGGCGAAGGAGAGCGACAAGGATTCCGTCAAGTCGGTGCTGAAGACGGCGGAGATCGAACTTCTACTCGGCAAGCAGGTCTCGACCCGGCTGCTCGGCGCGCATCAGGAACTCGCCTTCCGCGTTGGCAAGATGCGCCGCAAATTTGCCGGCCAGTACGGCCTCGTCGTTCCGGAGATCAAGGTCTCCGACGATATCTCGATCCCGGACAAGGCCTATCATATCCGCATTCACGGCACGACGATCGCGTCCAACACGGTGCGCGTCGGCGAAGTGTTGGTGGTCACCGGTGGCGGCCGCCGGCCGAGCGTGCCCGGCGACGAGATCAGGGAACCAGCCTTCGGCATGCCGGCCGTCTCGATCCTGGAGACCTTCACGGAAGACCTGAAGCGCGAGGGTTTCCACCCTATCGACAACGTCTCGGTCGTGCTGACCCATTTGAGCGAGGTCATCCGCAACAATCTTCCGCATCTCCTCTCCTACAAGGACGTGAAGGTGCTGATCGAGCGGCTCGATCCGGAATATCGAAAGCTCGCCGATGAGATCTGCACGTCGCACATGTCCTATTCGGGGCTGCAGGCAGTGTTGAAGCTGCTGCTTGCAGAGCGCGTGTCGATCCGCAACCTGCACCTCATCCTCGAGGCGGTCGCGGAGCTTGCGCCGCATGTGCGCAAGACCGAGCAGATCGTCGAGCATGTGCGCGTGCGCATGTCGCAACAGCTCTGCGGCGACCTCGCCGACAACGGCATTCTCCGCGTTCTCCGGCTCGGCAACAAATGGGACATGGTCTTCCATCAGGCGCTCAAGCGCGATGCCAAGGGCGAGATCGTCGAATTCGACATCGATCCCCGGCACCTGGAGGAATTCAGCGAACAGGCGACCAAGGTTATCCGTGAACATCTCGATCGCGGCATGCCCTTCGTGCTGGTAAGTTCGCCCGAATCCCGCTCTTATGTGCGCATGATCATCGAACGTCTCTTCGCCACGTTACCCGTACTCTCCCACGTCGAGCTTGCCAAAGGCCTTGAGATCAAGATCATCGGCTCGATTTCATGA